From bacterium:
AGATGACGGGCGTGGAGCACATCGACAAGGTCATTGACATTGATCAATCGCCCATCGGCCGCACGCCGCGCTCGAACCCCGCAACGTACACCGGCGTGTTTACTCCCATCCGCGAGCTCTACGCGAACCTGCCGGAGGCAAAGATGCGCGGGTACAAGGCCGGTCGCTTCTCGTTCAATGTCGTCGGCGGTCGGTGTGAGGCGTGCCAGGGCGACGGCATGGTGAAGATCGAGATGCAGTTCCTCCCGGATGTCTACGTTGAGTGCGAGGAGTGCAAGGGCAAGCGGTACAACCGCGAGGCACTCGAGATCCACTACAAGGGCCGCACTGTCTCCGATGTGCTGAGCATGACCGTTGAGGAAGCACGCGCGTTCTTCGCGACGATTCCGGCGATCAACGACAAACTCACCATTCTCGAGGAAGTCGGTCTCGGGTACGTGAAGCTCGGCCAGCCCGCCACGACGCTCTCCGGCGGCGAGGCGCAGCGCATCAAGCTCGCGACGGAGCTCGCACGGCGTGCGACGGGGAAGACACTCTACATTCTCGACGAGCCCACGACCGGTTTGCACTTTGCAGACATCGATCGGCTTCTCCAGGTGCTCGGGCGGCTTGTAGATGTCGGCAACACCGTCCTCATCATCGAGCATAACCTCGACGTCATCAAGTCCGCGGACTGGGTCATTGATATGGGGCCGGAGGGCGGCGTGCGCGGCGGTGAGATTGTCGCAGTCGGAACGCCATTTGACATCATGCGCGAGGAGCGGTCGTTCACGGGGAACTACCTTCGCGCCGTGCTCGGGCAATCAGCGAGCGAGAAGAAACAGACGGCCGGAAAACCAAAGGCGAAGGCAAAGCGGCCAAAGGCCAAAGCGCGCGCGTAGTCGGGGCCCGTGGTATACTCGACGCCTATGGCCGAGCTGACCGTGGAACAATTCGAGACAACGATGGATTCCTTCGCGAAGCTCGTGAAGCAGGGGTTTGATGCTGTGGACGACCAGTTCCGTGAGGTGAGATTCGATCTCTCCGGCGTGAAAGCCGACGTTGCCGTGTTGAAGACGGATGTCGCCGTGTTGAAGACGGATGTTGCGGAGCTAAAAACCGATGTCGCCGTGCTGAAGACCGACCTCGCAGAGTTGCGGGCAGACATGGCCGAACAGTTCACGGTCGTGCATGAGCGAGGCGATCGCCTCGCCACGGATGTTGATGGCTTCACGACGCTCCACATCAAACTCGAGTCCGAACTCTCGGCATACCGGTACAAGCAGAACGAGCTTAGGGGCCTCTGCAAAACTCCCATCTCGCGTCAGCACGCATCTTTTCGGCTGCGGCGCGTTTCTCAAAACTTGAAATAGCTCTGCTATTCCTGCGTTTCTGCGGCACGCGCCTCGCTCGAAAATCTGCGCACTGCCGCGAGCGTGAGTTTTGCAGAGGCCCCTTCTCGCGCATAACGCACTGGCCGTGAGTTCCGGTCATGCGAGACATCAGTATGCCGAATAAGATGACGGAGGAGCGCATGCGCAAATGGTCACCCGATGATGCCATGCTCGCTGCGGCATTCATAGATCTCAAGACACTCAATCGGAGTGCTGATCGGTTGAAGCGCGGGCAAGCCATCCTCCGGAGAGCCATCGAGACGAACGATCCTGAGCTCGCGCTTACGGCGATTGTCCCTCCGCTCTTCTGGTGAGCGCGCGCCGCCTTCGAGCGCAACACACCCGCCGAATGTTCGGCGGGTGTGTTGCGTGATTGTTAGGCCGTGGTCTCCCGGAGCTTCTTGCCCTTCTTGAGGCGTTCGCGGAGGTAGTGGAGCTTTGCGCGGCGGACGCGGTACTCCTTGACGACCTCGACGTTCGTGACCGTGGGGGTGTGCAGCGGGAAGATGCGCTCGACGCCGAAGCCGCCCTTCGCCACCTTGCGTACCGTGAACGTGCCGCCGGCCTCGCCACCGTGCCTGCGGGCGATAACCGTGCCCTCAAAGACCTGGACGCGCTCCTTCTCCTGTCCCTTCTTCGTGGTCTCGGTGATGCGCACATGGACACGGACAACCTGGCCAGGACGAGGATCCCAGTCGCGCGCCGTGGGGACCTTCGCGCCTGCGCGCTCAACTTTTGGTACCGCGGATGCCACGATCTGTTCCACGGGTGCTTCCTCGGTCGCCGGAGCGACAGCGACATCCGTCGTGTCATGCGGCGTGGTGGTCGCTTCCTGTTCCTCAGTGGTCTTCTGTTCGTCAGTCATAAGATACATGGTCATGGATCGGGAGGAGCGTTGATCCGTTCGAGGATCACAGACACGACATTCTCGGGAGTGGTCGTGTCGGTCTCTACAACAAGATCGTACACGGACAGGTCTCCGAGGTCAAGTCCATAGGTTTTCCGGTAGCGATCGCGCTCGGATTTCGCGCGTTCTGCAAGGCGTTTTTGCGCTTCCTCGTGCGTGCCGCCATCGCGCTTCTGGAGGCGGTCAATCCGTACCGGTTCCCCTGCGGTCATCCAGATACGGAAGGCGTCGAGGCCGTCGCGTTTGGACATGAGGCCGGTGAGGCGACCTTCCAGGATGACATCGTCGTGGGTGCGTCCCGCGTCCATGAGGCGCGCGTCAAGCTGCTCGTCCCACTCGGGGTGCTCGCTGAGCCACATGCCGAACTCGTTGAGCGTCATGCTGCGGCGCGTCGCTTCCTCGCGGAAGATGTCGCCGCCGTTGACGCGCGGGTACCCCAAGCGCGCTTCAAGCATCTTCGCGACCGTTGATTTTCCCGATCCCGGCGTTCCGGAGATGGTGATGCGCATACGGTGCGAGCATTACGTCGTCCGATGGATCAATGGCTCGAGGAAGGCGAAGGCCTCGTCCTTCGTGAGGTCGCGCTGCTCGGCGGCGAGGACATTCAGGCGGTGCTCGCGGAGCCG
This genomic window contains:
- a CDS encoding cytidylate kinase family protein, yielding MRITISGTPGSGKSTVAKMLEARLGYPRVNGGDIFREEATRRSMTLNEFGMWLSEHPEWDEQLDARLMDAGRTHDDVILEGRLTGLMSKRDGLDAFRIWMTAGEPVRIDRLQKRDGGTHEEAQKRLAERAKSERDRYRKTYGLDLGDLSVYDLVVETDTTTPENVVSVILERINAPPDP